The genomic segment CCAACAGCTGGAAGCCAAAGATTGGTCGCGCGGAACTTTGAACATGCACGAAGTTCACCATCTCAACGATCAAGGACAAACCATTGAAATTGAATATAAAAGAGAAACTGGGGCACGGATCAACCATGCTTCCATGGCCTATTTCCCCAACGGTTTGCTACGCCAAGAGCAATATTTTGATGAAAATGGGAACATGTACCGGCAGGAGACTTACAGCTACGATGACCTGAACCGATTGTCCGAAATAGAGACGAAAAATTTTGAAGGTGGGGCCAATGAACGACCGATCACAGCGCTGATGAAAATGGAGTATGATGACACGAGCACCTTACTCAAACGGCGCACACTAACAACGGACAAACAAACGGATTTTGTTCAGGATTATGAAAAGGGTGTCGTGCATACAACCACGATGTACCCCGCCGGCGACATCACCAAGTTCAAGCATGATGCCGCAGGAAATGGGATCCAAACGGAGGATTTCGACAAATATGGCAAACGAACATCTGCTTATTTCGCGGACTTTGATGCAAAGGGTAACCGAATACGCATCCGTCATTTTGGTGCGGAGAACACGCTGGAACTCTGGCAGACTTGGCGTTATGACAGCTTAGGAAATCAGATTGAAGAACGCTCAGCTTATGCTTCGAGTGCGGTTCCGCATCCTCAAGATGCCGATACCCTGCATCCCGATATCACAACAATGGAATACCAATTTGACGAACAGGGAAACATCCTTCGCAAGGTGGAAACTGAAAATGGCCATTTGCGTTCCGTGATGGTCCGCAAGCTCGAGTATGACCCCGAAACAACCAAAAAGCCGGCTCGCTAAAGCCGACTTTCTGATTGTGCTGCTGAAAATTGATAAGAGGATCTGTTAGCGGTGCGTTGCTGGCTTGCCCGTCGCAAGACAAGCCGAGGTAGAGAAGGGATTATTGCACTTGAAATTCAACCGCTTCCAGGATTTCGCCATTTTCGGTTGCGATTTCCACGGTCCATTTGCCAAAAAGGTCAGCGTTCATGGTTTTGTAGCTTGCCGTGCGGTAGGTCGGTCCTTTGACGAGCAATTCGACACGGTGCTGCTCCTCGCCATTGAGTTTCCAGATGTGCTGAATCAAACCCACGCTGTTTTCGGGCAGCTCAACTTGCGAATAGAGCCATACACGGCCGTTTTCAGCAAGGAAAAAACTGCTTTCGTCAACGGCTTCATGGTTTTCAACTGCATGGCACGTCACAGCCTCGGAGACACTGATCTCCGAACTCCAAGCATGGTCAGAAAGGTTCAGGTCGGTCAAGGAAAACGGATCTTCGAATTCGGTTTCCTCAAAAACTTCGGAAAGGCTGAAGGTAGATTCGGTGCCTTTGATTTTGAATGTTTCGGGTTTGTCGGTTGGGTTCTTGCGGTAGGCAATGGCGTCACGGTCAAATCCGCTGGGTGCCTCGATCGAATACACCAACGTCGTAGGGACAACAGGAACTTGTTCGTCGGCAGCGGCTAATTGAGGTTCATTGCTACAGGCAGTAAGGATCAGGGCCATCAAGGTAATCACGACGGTGGCAAGGGCGGAGGTGAACAGGGCGTAAATCGTTTTCATTTTGAGATCGGAAAAAGACAATTGAAATAGTTTTGATACCGATTTCTACGCGCGTTTCAGCCGGGGTTTGGGTGGTTTTGGGACAACAAATTTTGAATTTGAGACAGGGTAAGTGAAAAGTGAAAAGTGATCAGTGAAAAGTTCCAATGGTCATTTCGAGCGGAGGCAGCTGAAGCGAAGCGAAAGCTGACGAAGTCGAGAACTGCGAAGCACATCGCGAAGGCAATTGAAAAAAGTCGAATCTGAGCAAATCTACAGACGCATAAACACCTGTTAGTGAAGGCTAAATGGGATTTTGGGCCACGTTGAGAAGCCCTTTTCCAGCCTAAACAACGGGCAAAAAGATCCTGAATTCCGTTCCTTGCCCCGGTTTGCTGTCGATCTCAATCTTGCCTTTGTGTTTGCGTACGATGGCTTCGTATGCAAGACTAAGTCCCAAGCCGGTGCCGCGGTTCGGCGGTTTTGTCGTAAAAAATGGATCAAAAATCTTTTGCTGATCTTCCATCGAAATGCCGGGACCATTGTCGCGAATCGTGATGCGCACGCCCTTGGGCAGGTGCTCGGTGCGCACATGTACTTGCGGCTGATAACCGTCAGGAGCCTGTTCGCGTTGCGCGAGAACGGCTTCGAAGGCGTTGACCATGATATTTAGAAGGGCGCGGCCAATTTCTGGACGCAATGCGGTGATCTTTCCAGCCTTGGGATCGCCTTCGAAGACCATGTCGCAATTGCTGCTTTTGCCGCCATCACTGCGCAACGGTTGACTGTGAAAGGCCACCTTGAGGTATTCCTCCACCAAGTCATTTACCTCAAATTCACTGCGATCGGCCTCCTCCAAAGCAGAGTGTTGGAGCATATCGCGCACGATGCGACTTGCCCGCTCGCCATGTTCTTGCACCTTCTGTGCATTGCTTCGGATGTCATTGAAGTACTCCATTAATAGCCTGACCTTTGGCGGATCAAGGGGTTGCCCCTCAATTTCATGGAGTTCATCGCGCAGTTCGTCTACCATGCCAACGCTGAGCTTGCTCAGGTTGTTCACGAAGTTGAGCGGGTTCCGAATTTCATGTGCAATGCCCGCTGTCACTTGACCGAGCGAAGCCAATTTTTCTGACCTTACCA from the Bacteroidota bacterium genome contains:
- a CDS encoding DUF2914 domain-containing protein; the encoded protein is MKTIYALFTSALATVVITLMALILTACSNEPQLAAADEQVPVVPTTLVYSIEAPSGFDRDAIAYRKNPTDKPETFKIKGTESTFSLSEVFEETEFEDPFSLTDLNLSDHAWSSEISVSEAVTCHAVENHEAVDESSFFLAENGRVWLYSQVELPENSVGLIQHIWKLNGEEQHRVELLVKGPTYRTASYKTMNADLFGKWTVEIATENGEILEAVEFQVQ